A window of Streptomyces armeniacus contains these coding sequences:
- the rodA gene encoding rod shape-determining protein RodA: MSTHSYPLGRYGPQQRSAWHRLTARGSVAWRLDWPMLLAASALSAIGGLLVWSATRNRTEINQGDPQYFLLRHILFFAIGLALMGGTIWLGHRRLRGAVPVLYGVSVLLALLVLTPLGATINGQRAWIQLGAGFSIQPAEFIKITVILGMAMLLAARVDAGDRDYPDHRTVMQGLGMAAGPIAVIMLMPDLGSVMVLVVIVLGVLLASGASNRWIVGLVTAGAGGAVAVWMLGVLDEYQINRFAAFANPALDPAGVGYNTNQARIAIGSGGLGGKGLFEGTQTTGQFVPEQQTDFIFTVAGEELGFVGGGLIIALMGVVLWRACRIARETTELYGTIVAAGVIAWLAFQTFENIGMTLGIMPVAGLPLPFVSYGGTSMFAVWIAVGLLQSIKVQRPVSA, encoded by the coding sequence GTGAGCACCCACTCCTACCCCCTCGGCCGGTACGGCCCGCAGCAGCGCTCCGCCTGGCACCGGCTGACCGCCCGCGGCTCGGTGGCGTGGCGGCTCGACTGGCCGATGCTGCTCGCCGCCTCCGCCCTGTCCGCCATCGGCGGGCTGCTGGTGTGGTCGGCCACCCGGAACCGTACGGAGATCAACCAGGGCGACCCGCAGTACTTCCTGCTGCGGCACATCCTGTTCTTCGCCATCGGCCTCGCCCTGATGGGCGGCACCATCTGGCTCGGGCACCGGAGGCTGCGCGGCGCGGTCCCGGTGCTGTACGGCGTCTCGGTGCTGCTCGCGCTGCTGGTGCTGACCCCGCTGGGTGCGACCATCAACGGCCAGCGCGCCTGGATCCAGCTCGGCGCGGGCTTCTCCATCCAGCCCGCCGAGTTCATCAAGATCACGGTGATCCTGGGGATGGCCATGCTGCTGGCGGCCCGCGTGGACGCCGGCGACCGCGACTACCCGGACCACCGGACCGTAATGCAGGGGCTGGGCATGGCCGCCGGGCCGATCGCCGTGATCATGCTGATGCCCGACCTGGGTTCGGTGATGGTGCTGGTCGTGATCGTGCTCGGGGTGCTGCTCGCCTCCGGCGCCTCCAACCGCTGGATCGTCGGCCTGGTCACGGCGGGCGCGGGCGGCGCCGTCGCGGTGTGGATGCTGGGGGTCCTCGACGAGTACCAGATCAACCGCTTCGCCGCCTTCGCCAACCCCGCGCTGGACCCGGCCGGCGTCGGCTACAACACCAACCAGGCGCGTATCGCCATCGGTTCGGGCGGGCTCGGCGGCAAGGGCCTGTTCGAGGGCACGCAGACGACCGGGCAGTTCGTGCCCGAGCAGCAGACGGACTTCATCTTCACCGTCGCCGGTGAGGAGCTGGGTTTCGTCGGCGGCGGCCTGATCATCGCGCTGATGGGCGTGGTGCTGTGGCGCGCGTGCCGTATCGCACGGGAGACGACCGAGCTGTACGGGACGATCGTGGCGGCCGGTGTCATCGCCTGGCTCGCGTTCCAGACCTTCGAGAACATCGGGATGACGCTGGGCATCATGCCGGTCGCGGGGCTGCCGCTGCCGTTCGTGTCGTACGGCGGGACCTCGATGTTCGCGGTGTGGATCGCGGTGGGTCTGCTTCAGTCGATCAAGGTCCAGAGACCGGTCTCTGCCTAG
- a CDS encoding Rne/Rng family ribonuclease, with translation MSDGPSDTLPPRRRRAASRPAGPPSATTPAADAPVEATAGAAGTTTTAGASGTSGDLPGARAASAGNAPEGASAAAGTPDAAGTPDAAVTPAASAAQSGTDETAAPQRRTRRRASAPAGAPQPGAETDSGEAAAAEDTPAEPARSGRARRRATAASAGAGEEAAPEVASLTRTRRRASAPAGTPEEASGTGSESAAAEAAPAATTEPAAESAAQPEPAADEPAAAPKGRTRRRTAAKTVAPEEAPAAGAAAAAAAAGEGQDEGETGGRTRRRSSSRKAAETETAAETPAAESGAAAEEPAAPTRKGSGSGPGAPGSGTRSIPPMAVFQAPVFTEPMFQTPLSAAEEAASSATEAELDDEEDEQEEPEAAPAAPARRRRRRRAADGDEGRDDREGGRGGDASGADADAEADEPRGGDESDASDEDGGDRPARRRRRGGRRRRRGDAADGGEDGADESASGSDASADGADRSDDGDENDSDDSAAGDSGGSSSSSRRRRRRRRRSGDSDGAAPAEQDDPERTVVKIREPRKKKDTEPSDEVQSIKGSTRLEAKKQRRREGREQGRRRVPIITEAEFLARREAVERVMVVRQSGDRTQIGVLEDDVLVEHFVNKEQSTSYVGNVYLGKVQNVLPSMEAAFVDIGKGRNAVLYAGEVNFEALGLANGPRRIETALKSGQSVLVQVTKDPMGHKGARLTSQVSLPGRYLVYVPEGSMTGISRKLPDTERSRLKQILKKVVPEDAGVIVRTAAEGASEDELRRDVERLHAQWEDIQRKAQKGNAPTLLYGEPDMTVRVVRDIFNEDFSKVIVSGEQAWETISGYVSHVAPDLVERLQQWTSDVDVFATYRIDEQLMKALDRKVWLPSGGSLVIDRTEAMVVVDVNTGKFTGQGGNLEETVTRNNLEAAEEIVRQLRLRDLGGIIVIDFIDMVLESNRDLVLRRLLESLGRDRTKHQVAEVTSLGLVQMTRKRVGQGLLESFSESCVHCNGRGVIVHMEQPQSLGGGGAGGGRKSKRKQKAAAQAAPQPAAAGADGGPDEAETEADTESAAEVAAEVAEPKALPEPEFVADEDLYSSVAEAEAAAGSRGGRSRRRAGRQAGAPAGEAGADTAAAPQPRTRRRASRKASAPAGTPKAADDAAVTVVPADANGSGSSGTPGSAGATGSEVPAAPAAPAVSAVSAVSAAPAVDTNGNGVSADEAPARGRRRRATRKVTAPAGSPKATDEAAAIVVAPEEHAPVSAPAGDEHGPVKPVPEAAQPAAPASSASAAPPARPRRRVTRTVSAPAGSPPEADEAASTVITPAPGAGDGEAGPAGDEAADSADSGKAAGKKAAKASTAKKAAKKAPAKKAAAKATTKKAAAKKSTAKKTAKKAGADGADGADTAGDADTAEQPAAGKASRKTAAAEAQPAPSVSAQTGD, from the coding sequence GTGAGCGACGGGCCCAGCGACACCCTCCCGCCGCGCCGCCGCCGTGCGGCCTCGCGCCCGGCCGGTCCGCCGTCCGCGACAACACCGGCCGCCGACGCACCCGTGGAGGCGACGGCCGGCGCTGCCGGTACGACCACCACGGCCGGTGCGTCCGGTACGTCCGGTGACCTGCCCGGCGCGCGTGCCGCGTCGGCCGGGAACGCGCCGGAGGGCGCCTCCGCCGCGGCCGGCACGCCGGACGCCGCGGGTACGCCGGACGCCGCGGTTACGCCCGCCGCTTCCGCCGCGCAGAGCGGCACCGACGAGACGGCCGCACCCCAGCGCCGTACGCGCCGCCGCGCCTCCGCACCCGCCGGTGCGCCGCAGCCGGGCGCGGAGACGGACAGCGGCGAGGCCGCCGCTGCCGAGGACACCCCGGCCGAGCCGGCGCGGAGCGGCCGTGCGCGCCGCCGCGCCACCGCCGCCTCCGCGGGCGCCGGGGAAGAGGCCGCCCCCGAGGTGGCGTCCCTGACCCGTACGCGGCGCCGCGCGTCGGCGCCTGCCGGTACGCCGGAGGAGGCCTCGGGGACGGGCAGCGAGAGCGCCGCCGCCGAGGCCGCGCCCGCGGCCACGACGGAGCCGGCCGCCGAGAGCGCCGCCCAGCCCGAGCCTGCCGCCGATGAGCCGGCCGCCGCGCCGAAGGGCCGTACCCGACGCCGTACGGCCGCCAAGACCGTTGCCCCGGAAGAGGCCCCCGCCGCAGGCGCCGCAGCCGCTGCCGCTGCCGCCGGTGAGGGCCAGGACGAGGGCGAGACCGGTGGCCGTACGCGCCGCCGCTCCTCCTCCCGCAAGGCCGCCGAGACCGAGACCGCCGCCGAGACACCCGCCGCCGAGAGCGGCGCGGCCGCCGAGGAGCCCGCCGCGCCCACCCGCAAGGGCTCCGGTTCCGGTCCGGGCGCTCCCGGGTCGGGCACGAGGAGCATCCCGCCGATGGCGGTGTTCCAGGCGCCGGTGTTCACCGAGCCGATGTTCCAGACGCCGCTGAGCGCCGCCGAGGAGGCCGCGAGCAGCGCGACCGAGGCGGAGCTGGACGACGAAGAGGACGAGCAGGAAGAGCCGGAGGCCGCCCCGGCGGCCCCCGCCCGGCGGCGCCGCCGCCGGCGCGCGGCCGACGGTGACGAGGGCCGCGACGACCGTGAGGGCGGCCGCGGCGGAGACGCGTCCGGCGCGGACGCCGACGCCGAGGCCGACGAACCGCGCGGGGGCGACGAGTCCGACGCCTCCGACGAGGACGGCGGAGACCGTCCCGCACGCCGCCGCCGCAGGGGCGGCCGGCGCCGCCGCCGCGGTGACGCCGCGGACGGCGGGGAGGACGGCGCGGACGAGTCCGCGTCCGGCTCCGACGCGTCCGCCGACGGCGCGGACCGCTCCGACGACGGCGACGAGAACGACTCCGACGACTCCGCGGCCGGCGACTCCGGCGGTTCGAGCAGCAGCTCGCGCCGTCGCCGCCGCCGTCGCCGCCGCAGCGGCGACTCGGACGGGGCCGCTCCGGCCGAGCAGGACGACCCGGAGCGTACGGTCGTCAAGATCCGCGAGCCGCGCAAGAAGAAGGACACCGAGCCCTCCGACGAGGTGCAGTCCATCAAGGGCTCGACCCGGCTGGAGGCCAAGAAGCAGCGCCGCCGCGAGGGCCGCGAGCAGGGCCGCAGGCGGGTGCCGATCATCACCGAGGCCGAGTTCCTGGCGCGCCGCGAGGCCGTCGAACGGGTCATGGTGGTCCGGCAGTCCGGCGACCGTACGCAGATCGGGGTGCTGGAGGACGACGTCCTCGTCGAGCACTTCGTGAACAAGGAGCAGTCGACCTCGTACGTCGGCAACGTCTACCTCGGCAAGGTGCAGAACGTCCTGCCGTCGATGGAGGCAGCCTTCGTCGACATCGGCAAGGGCCGGAACGCCGTCCTCTACGCGGGCGAGGTGAACTTCGAGGCCCTCGGCCTCGCCAACGGCCCGCGCCGCATCGAGACCGCGCTCAAGTCCGGCCAGTCCGTGCTGGTGCAGGTCACCAAGGACCCGATGGGGCACAAGGGCGCGCGGCTGACGAGCCAGGTGTCGCTGCCGGGCCGGTACCTCGTGTACGTGCCCGAGGGCTCCATGACCGGCATCAGCCGCAAGCTCCCGGACACCGAGCGGTCCCGGCTCAAGCAGATCCTCAAGAAGGTCGTGCCCGAGGACGCGGGCGTCATCGTGCGCACCGCGGCGGAGGGCGCCAGCGAGGACGAGCTGCGCCGCGACGTGGAACGGCTGCACGCGCAGTGGGAGGACATCCAGCGCAAGGCGCAGAAGGGCAACGCCCCGACGCTGCTCTACGGTGAGCCCGACATGACCGTCCGCGTCGTCCGCGACATCTTCAACGAGGACTTCTCCAAGGTCATCGTCAGCGGTGAGCAGGCCTGGGAGACGATCAGCGGCTACGTCTCGCACGTGGCGCCCGACCTCGTCGAGCGGCTCCAGCAGTGGACCTCCGACGTCGACGTCTTCGCCACGTACCGCATCGACGAGCAGCTGATGAAGGCGCTGGACCGGAAGGTCTGGCTGCCCAGCGGCGGTTCGCTGGTGATCGACCGGACCGAGGCGATGGTCGTGGTCGACGTCAACACCGGCAAGTTCACCGGGCAGGGCGGCAACCTCGAGGAGACCGTCACCAGGAACAACCTGGAGGCGGCCGAGGAGATCGTGCGCCAGCTGCGGCTGCGCGACCTCGGCGGCATCATCGTCATCGACTTCATCGACATGGTGCTGGAGTCCAACCGCGATCTCGTCCTCCGGCGGCTGCTGGAGAGCCTGGGCAGAGACCGTACGAAGCACCAGGTGGCGGAGGTCACCTCGCTCGGCCTGGTGCAGATGACCCGCAAGCGGGTCGGGCAGGGGCTGCTGGAGTCGTTCTCCGAGTCCTGCGTGCACTGCAACGGCCGCGGCGTGATCGTGCACATGGAGCAGCCGCAGTCCCTCGGCGGCGGCGGTGCCGGCGGCGGCCGCAAGAGCAAGCGGAAGCAGAAGGCGGCGGCGCAGGCCGCACCGCAGCCCGCGGCTGCGGGCGCGGACGGCGGACCGGACGAGGCGGAGACCGAGGCCGACACGGAGTCGGCGGCGGAGGTCGCCGCGGAGGTCGCGGAGCCGAAGGCGCTGCCGGAACCGGAGTTCGTCGCCGACGAGGACCTGTACAGCAGCGTCGCCGAGGCGGAGGCCGCGGCGGGCAGCCGCGGCGGACGTTCGCGGCGGCGGGCCGGCCGTCAGGCGGGTGCGCCCGCGGGCGAGGCGGGGGCCGACACGGCCGCCGCGCCGCAGCCGCGTACGCGCCGCCGCGCGAGCCGCAAGGCCAGCGCGCCCGCGGGTACGCCGAAGGCGGCGGACGACGCGGCGGTGACGGTCGTACCGGCGGACGCGAACGGGTCGGGGTCCTCCGGGACTCCGGGCTCCGCGGGTGCCACGGGCTCCGAGGTGCCGGCCGCACCGGCCGCACCGGCCGTATCGGCCGTATCGGCCGTATCGGCCGCACCGGCTGTCGACACGAACGGCAACGGCGTGAGCGCGGACGAGGCGCCGGCGCGCGGCCGCAGGCGGCGGGCCACCAGGAAGGTGACCGCTCCGGCCGGTTCGCCGAAGGCGACGGACGAGGCGGCCGCGATCGTGGTCGCGCCCGAGGAGCACGCTCCGGTGTCCGCTCCGGCGGGCGACGAGCACGGGCCGGTCAAGCCCGTGCCCGAGGCGGCCCAGCCGGCCGCGCCCGCGTCGTCCGCTTCCGCGGCGCCGCCCGCGCGGCCGAGGCGCCGCGTGACGCGTACGGTCTCGGCTCCGGCGGGTTCGCCCCCGGAGGCCGACGAGGCAGCCTCGACGGTGATCACTCCGGCGCCCGGCGCCGGTGACGGCGAGGCCGGTCCGGCGGGCGACGAGGCCGCTGACTCCGCGGACTCCGGCAAGGCCGCGGGCAAGAAGGCGGCCAAGGCGTCCACCGCGAAGAAGGCGGCGAAGAAGGCGCCCGCGAAGAAGGCGGCGGCGAAGGCCACCACCAAGAAGGCGGCAGCCAAGAAGTCCACGGCCAAGAAGACGGCGAAGAAGGCGGGCGCGGACGGCGCGGACGGCGCGGACACCGCCGGCGACGCGGACACGGCGGAGCAGCCGGCCGCCGGAAAGGCGTCCCGGAAGACCGCCGCCGCCGAGGCGCAGCCCGCTCCGTCCGTCTCGGCACAGACCGGCGACTGA
- the rplU gene encoding 50S ribosomal protein L21, translated as MYAIVRTGGRQQKVSVGDVIEVDRRSESKVGDSVELSTLLVVDGEAVTSDPWVLAGVKVQAEVVDHHKGAKIRIQKYKNKTGYKKRIGHRQLHTALKITDIPAPAAK; from the coding sequence GTGTACGCGATCGTGCGCACCGGCGGTCGCCAGCAGAAGGTTTCTGTGGGCGACGTCATCGAGGTTGACCGTAGGTCCGAAAGCAAGGTCGGCGACAGCGTCGAGCTCTCGACCCTGCTCGTGGTGGACGGCGAGGCCGTCACCAGCGACCCGTGGGTGCTGGCGGGTGTGAAGGTCCAGGCCGAGGTCGTGGACCACCACAAGGGCGCCAAGATCCGCATCCAGAAGTACAAGAACAAGACCGGGTACAAGAAGCGGATCGGTCACCGCCAGCTGCACACCGCGCTGAAGATCACGGACATCCCCGCCCCGGCTGCGAAGTAA
- a CDS encoding CYTH and CHAD domain-containing protein yields the protein MADVVREIERKYAATDDTALPDLRVRGVASAVERGTVHLDATYFDTADGRLAADGITLRRRTGGGDAGWHLKLPVEPGVRDEIREPLGDEQADAEEAGAEAADAATAAAGVPPALAALVRSRVRDRPHIPVMRLRSERRVLHLLDDAGGLLAEVAVDRVHAQRLPEGGTADWTEIETELGEAGAGAPRLLDRIEKRLTAVGLRRTSAASKLERALASTGEPDSDEAPVPDGSPGPTAGEHVLHYVRAQRDALVALDPAVRRGVPDSVHRMRVATRRLRSCLRSYRQVLDPAVTDPMRDELKWLAAELGIDRDQEVLTARLTRRLAELPDGLQPGPVRLAPVRARLHAYAATRRVPATHGAAKHALASHRTGATLTATLDSARHLALLDALDALLREHPLRRKAAAPAEEVTASAVTRDFDRLAARVGHALAVSAGPERDLALHEARKAAKRARYAAEAACPALGKRARRQAKRMTEVQELLGEHQDSVVARDALADMAREAHAAGEESFTYGLLYERERARAAECERELPGLWRSVAAASPL from the coding sequence ATGGCGGATGTGGTGCGGGAAATCGAGCGCAAGTACGCGGCCACCGACGACACGGCCCTCCCCGACCTGCGTGTACGGGGGGTGGCCTCCGCCGTCGAGCGCGGCACCGTGCACCTCGACGCCACGTACTTCGACACCGCGGACGGACGCCTGGCCGCCGACGGCATCACACTGCGGCGGCGTACGGGCGGGGGCGACGCGGGCTGGCATCTGAAGCTGCCCGTCGAGCCCGGCGTACGGGACGAGATCCGGGAGCCGCTGGGCGACGAGCAGGCGGACGCCGAGGAGGCCGGTGCCGAGGCCGCGGACGCCGCGACCGCTGCCGCCGGAGTGCCGCCCGCTCTCGCCGCGCTCGTACGCTCCCGGGTGCGGGACCGTCCGCACATACCCGTGATGCGGCTCCGCTCCGAGCGGCGCGTGCTGCATCTGCTGGACGACGCGGGCGGGTTGCTCGCCGAGGTGGCCGTGGACCGCGTGCACGCCCAGCGGCTGCCGGAGGGCGGCACGGCCGACTGGACCGAGATCGAGACGGAGTTGGGCGAGGCGGGCGCGGGCGCGCCCCGGCTGCTGGACCGGATCGAGAAGCGGCTGACCGCGGTGGGCCTGCGGCGCACCTCGGCGGCCTCGAAGCTGGAGCGTGCGCTGGCGTCGACCGGCGAACCGGACAGCGACGAGGCACCCGTGCCCGACGGGTCGCCCGGACCGACCGCCGGCGAGCACGTGCTGCACTACGTACGCGCCCAGCGCGACGCGCTCGTGGCGCTCGACCCCGCCGTACGCCGCGGCGTGCCCGACTCCGTGCACCGCATGCGCGTCGCCACCCGGCGGCTGCGCAGCTGCTTGCGCTCCTACCGGCAGGTGCTCGACCCGGCCGTCACCGACCCGATGCGCGACGAACTGAAGTGGCTCGCCGCCGAGTTGGGCATCGACCGGGACCAGGAGGTGCTCACCGCGCGTCTGACCCGGCGGCTCGCCGAGCTGCCGGACGGACTCCAGCCCGGCCCCGTACGGCTGGCGCCCGTACGCGCCCGCCTGCACGCGTACGCCGCCACGCGCCGCGTCCCCGCGACGCACGGCGCCGCGAAACACGCCCTCGCCTCGCACAGGACCGGTGCCACGCTCACCGCCACCCTGGACAGCGCCCGCCATCTCGCGCTGCTGGACGCCCTCGACGCCCTCCTGCGCGAACACCCCCTGCGGCGCAAGGCGGCCGCCCCCGCGGAGGAGGTCACCGCCTCGGCGGTCACCCGCGACTTCGACCGGCTCGCCGCCCGCGTCGGGCACGCCCTCGCCGTATCCGCCGGGCCCGAGCGCGATCTGGCGCTGCACGAGGCGCGCAAGGCGGCGAAGCGCGCCCGGTACGCGGCGGAGGCCGCGTGTCCCGCGCTCGGCAAGCGGGCGCGGCGGCAGGCGAAGCGGATGACCGAGGTGCAGGAGCTGCTGGGCGAGCACCAGGACAGCGTCGTCGCGCGCGACGCCCTGGCGGACATGGCGCGGGAGGCGCACGCGGCGGGGGAGGAGTCGTTCACGTACGGGCTGCTGTACGAGCGTGAGCGCGCCCGCGCCGCCGAGTGCGAGCGCGAGCTGCCCGGCCTGTGGCGGTCGGTCGCGGCGGCGTCCCCGCTCTGA
- the rpmA gene encoding 50S ribosomal protein L27, whose product MAHKKGASSTRNGRDSNAQYLGVKRFGGQVVKAGEILVRQRGTHFHPGTGVGRGGDDTLFALDAGAVKFGTSRGRKVVTVVPAGE is encoded by the coding sequence ATGGCACACAAAAAGGGCGCGTCGTCCACTCGGAACGGCCGCGACTCCAACGCGCAGTACCTCGGCGTCAAGCGCTTCGGCGGCCAGGTCGTCAAGGCGGGCGAGATCCTGGTCCGCCAGCGCGGCACCCACTTCCACCCGGGCACGGGCGTGGGCCGCGGCGGCGACGACACGCTGTTCGCGCTGGACGCGGGCGCGGTGAAGTTCGGCACGAGCCGCGGCCGCAAGGTCGTGACCGTCGTGCCGGCCGGCGAGTAA
- a CDS encoding TIGR03936 family radical SAM-associated protein: MQRIRLRYTKRGRLRFTSHRDFQRAFERALRRAGVPMAYSAGFTPHPKVSYANAAPTGTGSEAEYLEIALTEHREPEQLRALLDECMPTGLDLIDAVEARTPDFADRLQASAWELRLDGVPPETAEQAAAAFLAAESIEVTRQTKKGMRTFDARAAVASLEAVRAPDDRTGAGACAILRLVVRHLTPAVRPDDVLSGLRATADLAPPVPAAVTRLAQGPLDEETGTVNDPFAPDRDATPVATAPSGVAPEAAGAVTA, translated from the coding sequence GTGCAGCGCATCCGACTGCGCTACACCAAGCGCGGCCGCCTCCGGTTCACCAGCCATCGTGATTTTCAGCGCGCCTTCGAGAGAGCGCTGCGCCGGGCCGGGGTGCCCATGGCGTACTCGGCGGGATTCACCCCGCACCCCAAGGTCTCGTACGCGAACGCCGCCCCCACCGGCACGGGCAGCGAGGCCGAGTACCTGGAGATCGCCCTCACCGAGCACCGCGAGCCCGAACAGCTCCGCGCCCTGCTCGACGAGTGCATGCCGACCGGCCTCGACCTCATCGACGCGGTCGAGGCGCGTACACCCGACTTCGCCGACCGCCTCCAGGCCTCGGCATGGGAGCTGCGGCTGGACGGAGTGCCGCCGGAGACGGCCGAGCAGGCCGCCGCGGCGTTCCTCGCGGCCGAATCCATCGAGGTCACACGGCAGACGAAGAAGGGCATGCGCACCTTCGACGCGCGTGCCGCCGTGGCCTCGCTGGAGGCCGTGCGGGCTCCGGACGATAGGACGGGGGCGGGAGCCTGTGCGATACTGCGCCTGGTGGTACGGCACCTGACACCTGCCGTACGACCTGACGACGTCCTGTCCGGCCTCCGAGCTACGGCCGACCTGGCGCCGCCGGTCCCCGCAGCGGTGACCAGGCTGGCGCAGGGGCCGCTCGATGAGGAGACCGGCACGGTGAACGATCCGTTCGCGCCCGACCGCGACGCAACCCCCGTTGCGACGGCGCCGAGTGGGGTCGCCCCGGAAGCAGCAGGGGCAGTCACCGCGTAG
- a CDS encoding TIGR03960 family B12-binding radical SAM protein, protein MPVESVFPRLEALLPHVQKPIQYVGGELNSTVKDWDAADVRWALMYPDAYEVGLPNQGVMILYEVLNERDRVLAERTYSVWPDLEKLMREHGVPQFTVDGHRPVGAFDVLGVSFATELGYTNLLTALELSGIPLEAKDRTEDHPLVIAGGHAAFNPEPVADFLDCAIVGDGEQAVLEVTEIIREWKAAGGPGGRDELLLRLARTGTVYVPKFYDVEYLPDARIARVVPNRSGVPWRVSKHTVMDLDEWPYPKQPLVPLAETVHERMSVEIFRGCTRGCRFCQAGMITRPVRERSITGIGDMVDKGLKNTGFEEVGLLSLSSADHSEIGDIAKGLADRYEEDKIGLSLPSTRVDAFNIDLANELTRNGRRSGLTFAPEGGSERIRKVINKMVSEEDLIRTVATAYGNGWRQVKLYFMCGLPTETDEDVLQIADMATRVIAKGREVAGSNDIRCTVSVGGFVPKPHTPFQWAPQLSAEDTDARLGKLRDAIRGDKKYGRSIGFRYHDGKPGIVEGLLSRGDRRVGAVIREVYARGGRFDGWREYFSYDLWMESAAQALPPQGVDVDWYTTRERAYEEVLPWDHLDSGLDKDWLWEDWQDALDETEVEDCRWTPCFDCGVCPQLDLDIQIGPTGKKLLPLSVVK, encoded by the coding sequence ATGCCAGTCGAGTCGGTCTTCCCGCGCCTGGAGGCCCTCCTCCCGCACGTCCAGAAGCCGATCCAGTACGTCGGCGGAGAGCTGAACTCCACCGTCAAGGACTGGGACGCCGCCGATGTCCGCTGGGCGCTGATGTACCCGGACGCGTACGAGGTGGGGCTGCCCAACCAGGGCGTCATGATCCTGTACGAGGTGCTGAACGAGCGCGACCGCGTCCTCGCCGAGCGCACCTACAGCGTGTGGCCCGACCTGGAGAAGCTGATGCGGGAGCACGGCGTCCCGCAGTTCACGGTGGACGGGCACCGCCCCGTCGGCGCCTTCGACGTGCTCGGTGTCTCCTTTGCCACCGAGCTCGGCTACACCAACCTGCTCACCGCACTCGAGCTGTCCGGCATCCCGCTGGAGGCGAAGGACCGTACGGAGGACCACCCGCTGGTGATCGCGGGCGGGCACGCCGCGTTCAACCCGGAGCCGGTCGCGGACTTCCTGGACTGCGCGATCGTCGGCGACGGCGAGCAGGCCGTGCTGGAGGTCACCGAGATCATCCGGGAGTGGAAGGCGGCGGGCGGCCCCGGCGGCCGCGACGAGTTGCTGCTGCGCCTGGCGCGTACGGGCACGGTGTACGTGCCGAAGTTCTACGACGTGGAGTACCTGCCGGACGCCCGTATCGCCCGCGTCGTGCCCAACCGCTCCGGCGTCCCGTGGCGCGTGTCCAAGCACACGGTGATGGACCTGGACGAGTGGCCGTACCCGAAGCAGCCGCTGGTGCCGCTCGCCGAGACCGTGCACGAGCGGATGTCCGTGGAGATCTTCCGCGGCTGCACGCGCGGCTGCCGCTTCTGCCAGGCCGGCATGATCACGCGGCCGGTGCGGGAGCGGAGCATCACCGGGATCGGCGACATGGTGGACAAGGGCCTGAAGAACACCGGCTTCGAGGAGGTCGGGCTGCTGTCGCTGTCGTCCGCCGACCACAGCGAGATCGGCGACATCGCGAAGGGCCTCGCCGACCGGTACGAGGAAGACAAGATCGGCCTGTCGCTGCCGTCCACCCGCGTCGACGCGTTCAACATCGACCTCGCCAACGAGCTGACCCGGAACGGCCGCCGCTCCGGCCTCACCTTCGCCCCCGAGGGCGGCAGCGAGCGCATCCGCAAGGTCATCAACAAGATGGTCTCGGAGGAGGACCTGATCCGCACCGTCGCCACCGCGTACGGCAACGGCTGGCGGCAGGTGAAGCTGTACTTCATGTGCGGGCTGCCCACCGAGACCGACGAGGACGTGCTGCAGATCGCCGACATGGCGACCCGCGTCATCGCGAAGGGCCGCGAGGTCGCCGGCTCCAACGACATCCGCTGCACGGTGTCCGTCGGCGGCTTCGTGCCCAAGCCGCACACGCCGTTCCAGTGGGCGCCGCAGCTGTCCGCGGAGGACACCGACGCGCGGCTGGGCAAGCTGCGGGACGCGATCCGCGGCGACAAGAAGTACGGCCGCTCGATCGGCTTCCGGTACCACGACGGCAAGCCCGGCATCGTGGAGGGCCTGCTGTCCCGCGGTGACCGCCGCGTCGGCGCGGTGATCCGCGAGGTGTACGCGCGCGGCGGCCGCTTCGACGGCTGGCGCGAGTACTTCAGCTACGACCTGTGGATGGAGTCCGCCGCGCAGGCGCTGCCGCCGCAGGGCGTGGACGTCGACTGGTACACGACGCGGGAGCGCGCGTACGAGGAAGTGCTGCCCTGGGACCACCTGGACTCCGGCCTGGACAAGGACTGGCTCTGGGAGGACTGGCAGGACGCCCTCGACGAGACCGAGGTCGAGGACTGCCGCTGGACGCCGTGCTTCGACTGCGGGGTCTGCCCGCAGCTCGACCTCGACATTCAGATCGGCCCCACCGGGAAGAAGCTCCTCCCGCTGTCCGTCGTGAAGTGA